The segment AACTTGTGCAGGTAGATGGGTACAGGGGAGCATATTGAAAAACATGTTTCTCTAAGGTGTTGCTGTTATAGACAATAGTTTTCACACTTAAAAATTAACTTCAATATACCACAGATAAACATACCTATGCTTGTTTACTTGCTgctcttaaaaaaataactgcaAGCAAGTCTTGTTTTCAAAAACCAATATAGGATCAACATTTTGTGAACAATTGTTGAGAGTAAACTTATTGAGATGTGATTGTCGTAGAGATATGGGCGCAGCATCTCAGGGAGAGAGCAAGCACAAGTCGAAGGTGGAGCGGCTGGCCGAGCTGCGCGACATGCGGCGCCGGCGCACCAAGTACAGGGTGGCCGCGCGCTCGCGCAACTACTCGCACACGCTGCGCGGGCTCATCGACACGCAGGTATCGTACACAGTACATCCTCCTCAACAAAACATGATCATTTATCATTGTGAGCCCGTTACTTTGTCCAGCGGTTAGCCATGTGGTTAGGGAATAACCACCAAGGCTAACCACTAGTCACTAAGTCGAGACTAAGGAAACGAAGATAAAAAAGAAGAAGCCTATGGTTTTATTTATGAGATCCGGAGTCAGAGTTCTGGGTCAggctttaaaattgttttttgaaaaaaagatCATTTCTCAGGTTAAATTAAAACAGTTTAAGCTATTACattaatattgatttaattaatgttgACGTAATTAATTTTACCCAGATGGAGATGTACGCTGAAGCACAAGGTCACACTAAATCACACGACAAAATAGATTGTAACGTTGCAAATGTTACAGAAAAACCGCAAAGTAAAAGTTTGGACACATCATCTGATAACAATACAACTAAACACCGAGGGACTGAAGAAAGGAGTAAACACGATAGAAGATATCATTACAGTGAAACTGAGAACAGAAGAAAACGCGATTATGAAGAACATAGAAGGTCGCGAAACTTTGAAAAAGATAGATATCGAACTACAACAGAAGATAGGGAAACTCGCGTTGATCAAAGACATAAAAGGCAAAAACATAATAGGGACTCTTGTAGAGAAGAAATAGATGCAAatcataaaaatagaaatattaaggCAGAAAGAGTTAGTGAGAGTAGAATATGCAGTCCAAGGTATTCTGAAAATGAATCGGAGGTGCGATATACCAAAGATAAACATGTCAATTACGTTAAGAATGAAAACAATAGCCATGACAGAACTAAAAATCAAAGATCTCGCGAATATGACACGCAAGAACGATATAGCAGAGATAAAGGTGTAATTTACAATAAAGAGGAAAGAGACTACAGTTCTAATTCACGAGACATTCAGAAATATTCTGAAAGCAAGAAGGAGGAGCGATATTACAAAGATAAAGATAGAAATTATAGCAAGGAAAAAAAGGAAATACATAGTTTCCATTCAAGGGATAGAAAACgcgagagagatagagatgagcGATATAACAGAACTAAAGATAGATATGGTTACAGAAATGACAGGTCAGAGTGAAAATATGAAGATTATAAGAAATCAATATCTAAGCTTGGAGTAAAAAGAATCAACATTTAATGCTGTCAGAGATATCTGTACTAAAAAGGTGGTAGTGTTGAAAATTATAGTTACTATTGttaagaaaaacatttattttaagtaataaatattggcTTATTGTctttagttttcaatatttctacCAACCATCCAATATTGCCTAGTTACATCTCGCGCCTACGGTCCTGGCAGTTGCACGAAATGCGTATCATATATAgcaatttgttttattgttatacttaaattttaagtagtGCAAACCTCTAACACAAACATAATACCATAACATTACACTAGCGTTAAAATGTCGTATGGCACCACGTGCCAGAAGCGCCGCAGTGAAGTACTTGGAGTTTtcgaaaattcaaatttaattaatttcaggcGTGGCGTTCAATATATGATTATTcttaaattcttttaacaatCAATATCAGAAGTTAACCATAATGACTGGGACTGACGacatacagggataaaatatagcatatatgACACTCTTTGCTCATGGCattctagtagtaaaataattttcaaattcgatgcagtagatccagaggttacctACCTGCAATACCACAAAAAGTATAACCTAATATGGTGGgcaaacttgattttttttaaaggctgAAATATTTTCAGTCCATGGACCTTCCATAGGTGACTGTGAAATTTGGATTATGGTAACTTCAGGTTTCAAGGGCCTACATTCTACTCTATTGGCCTAGTTCAGGTCCAGAGCCTCAATTATCCAAGTGTTTCGATGGTGTTTACGTACCTATTTACAGTAATAAAAAACGCAGATCAGCTTCATAAGTTATTGAGTTGATTTTTaggtttcatttaattaatatttaagtacctacatactagGGCCTGTTCAGGTAAACTAATTTtacctacgtaggtacttaTCAAATATCCTATTTTTACTTCGAGTAAGTGGTACGAATTTATTCATCACTTATAACAATGTCCTATTAAAAGCGCAACCCCGACGCGACGCCATGGTGCGCGTCAAAGTTCACTACAAGTCTTTATATTCTAAACGGCGTGATTATGCTAAACAGAACAATAAAATTACCATAAAACACTCCACAACCTGCGCTGAATCATTTGTCAAGATCTGTTCGCATCCTTCTTACATAAAGTTAGATTATGTTGCGAATAACGGGATTACACAacgatttcattttataaaaaatgcggccaagtgcgtgtcgagcCACGCGCGGCGTAGGGTTCCGCAGTTGTACGTCACCAATGCTGACTTACAATGCTGGTGTTTGGTTGGTCCACtacacatttttatttcattgatagttttttttagaCATATCTACTATTTCTATGAATTACTTTACCCATCCATAAACAATTTAGCATGCAGGCATTTGACTGTAACAACAAATTAACACTTTAAACATCAATCAATATTTCACAAACAGATCCCTGCAACAAAGTCGTCAACAtccagaatattttttaaaaacttattcaACAATACCCTACAGGCATAAACGagaacataaaaaaatcatccccattACATGGTTGTAGAAGAGGTATGAGTAACCTAACTATAATACCTACcctaacaattaatattttatcttacTTTGTCGAGGTGTTTTATGTTTAATGTACATAGATTTAGATATCTAAGCTAAATTAGGTACAGGTTTTTAGTCCTGAGCTAAACCATGGTTGGACATGAcgaaaaatgattttattgactacggaatcctaaagCCATAAAGCGATAATTTATTCCATAAGGAGATTCAATAGCTATTGATTTATATTTCGTTCCGTGTCAGACTATGTTAATAAGGCAGACTTTATATAAGAAAGAGGACGAAAAACTGTTCTTCGCTATCACGTTTACACCCGTGTTCACAAACATAATAGAACTAAGAACACAGCGTAGGTACGCACCCACACTCCCACAGTGGAGGTTCTACCAGGTAGTTGGCACATACTGAAAGATAACAATCATTCTTATCTTGTAACAATATCTGCAGTCATGTGAAGTTCTACTTCtaacagtaggtacctatagggaAAATCGAGAGACGAAAAATGTAAATCCTAGGATTTTTTACATTTCGAAGTTTGGCGTAAAGACTGTCAAACATCATTATCAGGCAACGGACgaccacagctggacataaacCCTCTTGTAAGTACTTCCAATGACCACAGCTTCGAACCGCCAGCAGCCGGcggctttttctttttttacccgactgcaagaagggttatgtgtttcgcgcgtatcttgtatgtatgtatgtaatattatttattatctcatatcttccaaaccgccgGACAGATTTTCGTaggtaattaagatatcgttcgATATGTCTTAACAAGTGTTCTTAGATcggtgaaatttaaaaaataccaacaatacgactgtgagacgctatagactcgaggtgaaaaaaaaattttttttttgaatattgcaacatgggtatcaaattcaagggctttttcagagaatttcaaaatggtatatcatggccatgttaaaaaactacaattagaaaaacgttatttattaattctctaaAATGCTcgagaaaacagtcgggacctattctattgaatagaatgattttcgtctacatttttaataggttccgactgttttctaattgctttctacacttctggactgagcttgtttttattcttttcagtttttgtataatttatgcagtcgggtttttttgtttaatttatttatttattatatgaaaaagtTGTGGGATGTGAAAGTggagaagaataaccgaatgtctgcaaatatactcgagtggggtctcaaatgaaagcacactgaaagcgaatattgatgacttgatcgagagtgtaattaataatttctcaagggggtttttcaaaattttcatttttatgttattaattacaagttagACTTTCGTGACTAAATAcgatctcaccggatggtaagtgataatgcaatagATGGACGCGGGCGGGATGTTacgaggagaatgaaaattcacacgCTTTTCGGTTTtgacacgacatcgtaacagaacgctaaatcgctttgcggtacatctttactggtagggtggtaattagccatgGCCGTAGCTTTCCACCAGCCATCTCTCTGTCATCGGTCCATACCAAATGTGGGTCGATTACGATGCGATTTTCGGTATGGAGTCGTTTAGTAGAGATTGAAACCATGACCTCTCGCAGCGCAGTCCGGCTTCGTCACCGTGGACCTATAGGTAGTCTTTTTTTGGTATTGCAATTTTCATTGGGCAACGGTATCAAGTGACCCATatgctcgttttttttttcgaaataaggTATACTGCTGATATGTAAGTATAGATACGGGAACTAACAGGCCGCGTGCGCAGTGCGCTCTCATGCTCTCATGCTCTCATGCCAGCAATGAGAGTGTGACGCGACGCAGCAAGTGGTCTGCGACGTCAGCGCTATCTGTGGACTCCGCACTCCACACAGCCGGATGTCGACGAGAAAGTGTCGCGTAACTATTACTATAACTTATCCATCACGTTTTGAATACTTACCTAATGTATCCGATTTGAATATTACTACTTttgatatttatctatttagttataaatagtgtcCCACCGAAAGTTCGGTTTTGGCCAGAAAATCAGTTTCGGTCAGACTCTAGTTATAAAGACAAATTGTAATTTCTGAAAGGAGTATTTGcaatactttttaaatatgattcaATATTCAAGTAACgctcattttttattctttacaagttagccgttgactacaatctcacttggaAGTGAtgctgcagtctaagatggcagcggtctaacttgttaggaataggataaaaatccacacctctttccgttcctacacgacatcgtaggtATCGAaacactaaattgcttggtggtacgAGTACTTCTTTGCCGACAGGGTGGTCAAATCAACTAAAAACTCAAGAAAGAGAAGCTCAATATCTCGTAGCCCGACACATAGGACTCGAACTTAGGACCTATCGTGATCCGAAGTTAAATACGTTGACCACTGGACCAATGCAACGAGGTAGCAGCCAGATAGCAAGACTCACGAGGAATTACGTCAGGAGTGATATAGCGGAGCAGGGGGAGGgggattttgtatgaaagtatgttctttaaaattcgaagggtaattaataattttccaaGCGAGCGAAGTCGCAGTTGTCtgctagtactaaataaaatatctgtCCGAAGAGCATGTTTACTACAAgactatgttttattttatattttcatagaGACGGCTTATCTTTAAAATGTCCGCCATTTATCTCTCACAATAATCAGAATGCAATAAGAGACAGGTAGCCATTACTTAAGCTTTTACGGAATAAATAGTGAATTTATGTCTGTTTACAAACTAACTTGTACTGAGTAATCTTGCTGTCTTATCTAATTGCCTGTTCCTGTGTGCCATTGACGTAGGAAATCAATAAGCATGCGTAAACTTATAAAgcccatataaataaatacctactttgcACTAACAAACTAGTTTTAacggtaaataataattatttggttTAACTTTGTAGACGGTGACAAAGTTCAGAGTCAATCAACTTACCTGGATAAAGAGAGCTTTTGTTACATACCTACTTGGATTATGACAAAACCAGAGTAGATATGTAAGTATATCACGAAAAGTATACGTGACCAAATCAGAAAACAGAATCAGGATTTGTACTTAGAGTAGagaaaatgtttaataataatgtgcGGATTTGTAGAAAAACCCACAAACTtgtagtaaatttaattatcaaTTTGATAGGCATAGAAATCTGGTGACGAGAgagcttttaatatttttaaaattagcacAATGTTGTTGGGGTTCATTGTGTCAGAACCTTGTTTACGACAAATCCTGGCCCATAGAAGCAATCGATTCTGTGTTCTTTTACAAGATTGGATGATTTTTTGGCTTTTCCTAGTATAGGGTCTGCTTTCTgaatcggtggtagagtcactacactACTGAGTCTACTGACAGTTTTTTCAAAGGCTTGTGTTGTGtctacttgtaataaattaatttgaattcgAAGATCAGCCACAGGCAGTAAAAACAAGTCGAATGTTAAGCGCGAAGAATGCAAAAAAGAGTTTCAAAATACCGCGACAAGAGGTAGAGCCGCCGCACGCGCGACCGGCGACCGTGCGCGCCGCGGGGTCACGGGGATAGGCTGAGAGACCAACTTATGAAGTACCTAGTATGAATATTCATCACTAGCCAactccccgcggtttcacccgcatgttTCCGGTTCCCGTGAATATCCTACTTtcctactactgaagcgatttggctgaaatttggaatggaaatagattttactctggattaacccataggctacttttcattccggaaaaatccatggatcccgcgggatttgtgaataaataatttccacgcggacaaagacgCGGGTTCGGTTTGATAGATacagattacccctacaacctcacaaactttatctcgttacaatattagtataaattaaccGGTTGACTACAGGGTCAGGTCGCTACGTAGGTATAGGAGATAAAGTGCTTAAAACCACCACCGTCCAGTGCGGATTCGCGGGCTTTGGTTtgggtaataatgttaaattttttaacaactACTTGTGCAATCAGATGTTAACGATAATGCCCGGGACCGACGATATAACCTACTCTTCCAGGCACGGGGTGTAACGCCCGCTGCTGTGTAGTAGGCCggtaaaataggttgataatgactaATAACGTCAATTACATCCAGCAAATAGTATTACGATATGGTAAGTATACAGTCTTTCTGCCGTATCTATAATGAGAAAGACTGAAACGTGGCTCAAAACATCATATTGCTTTCTTAAACCAGGCCTGTTTAATATACAAGAATACTATATGAGTGTTAAGGTGGCAgataaaaacaatttagatatataaatttaataaataagtacgtCTGTATCTCAAACTATTCCCCAACAAAGCCTTACCGTAGGGGTTCGAGCAGCGAAGCGGCGCGGCCCGGCGGCAGCCGCAGTCTATCGCGACCGTCCGCCGTGCGACCGCGCCTCGCCGCCCGTCCGCAGGCTCAGACCGACTCGCGGTATCGTCCGAACTTCGTCCAACAGTTCCGAGTTAACCCTTCGGTGTAGGCGCCAACTTTTTGTATTGCCGATTTTGAACAAGTGCGACTTTGGTGTGATTCGTTAGTGATGTGATTTGAATggattttactttgaattacAATCCTTGACGGATTCTTTAAAACTGCATTTAGTGGtgagtttttaaattacaatatatacagtagtaaataatttctaaaactaaacctaatttaacttaaaaaagaCTTGGCTGATTTTAGATTCGTTTATCTTATACAAATATGGGGAtggtttaaaacaaaaacaatagaGAAACCCAAAGAAACGGtgaaaattcgaaaaaaataataattaaattggaaAAGTGAAACGGAGATTGACTTAGTTAACAATTTATGTACGTACCTACTTCTTATAACCATaataatctatgctaatattataaatacgaaaagtctgtctgtctgtctgttaccttttcacggctaaacgctgaaccgattaagatgaattttggtattatggtATGGTTATGGTATGGTAAaagggaccttggagcaaaacatagggtactttcgaccctaaaataaaaatagaaggtgaAATAGgatttgaaagtttgtatggaaagtccttaatttttagagttaaaaaacttaatttataaaattaataaaatgatcaCATATACCGTCGGAATGTAAAATAGAACCAAAAGTCTAAATTCAGTGAATTACGTACATCTGCAGGTGACATTAAGTGCTTAAATCCTGTTAAGTaaactttttgttaaaaaaatgtagtatgcttattttaaaattgcataTACTTACACAAGTTACGGAAGTTACGGAATCCGACTAAGGCGCTCCGCCCATGTTGGACTTCTTGCGTCCGATAATCGTGCCGATAACTTCGCTGCCTTATTACGACCATTACGACAGATTTAGTGACTGCTTTTTGTACTCAGAAGTCCTCGAGAATTTGAAAGAAGAGAGCAGAAGGGTGACAGCTCGATCCTGCCTAACCACTCGTGTTAGGGTGATTAACTGTAAATAAATTACTCGAAATAACCATTTAGGGCGCGCGGAGTACGAGTAAaataaatggcataaaaatattacagatGAGGGAAAATAGGTGGACGATAAAGGAGTAAAtacagccagctgaaaaatatttcaaaagatCGGCAAAGTTTTCTCTGTCTGACTGCCAACTTCAGTTTAGAGAGAACACccgatgatgatgacattataTTATGACATGATATATCAGGGCACGAGGGTGCGAACTGTGAACTCTACCAATTTCTACACTTTGACTTACTAAgccaaaatgtttaatttattaaaataattaccctCAACAATTTTGCCTGGTCTAGGAGTCGACCACAGGACCTCGCATAGCCGAAACGGCTTACCGTTTCATTAAAGCGGcgaaattattacataatacatacattacttac is part of the Bicyclus anynana chromosome 5, ilBicAnyn1.1, whole genome shotgun sequence genome and harbors:
- the LOC112056239 gene encoding U11/U12 small nuclear ribonucleoprotein 48 kDa protein — encoded protein: MFSRQEQLSEIQSFIKDVDKEVTMILQSLQWDRKLLLQAKPKETCKYNVNHKIPPVSLEEHEEKCVLKCQGYAPDDVFLPDVFDPNSSTVIKLSSENIQDVINYASKTDPLFKRGNGTVTCEPLTLARLQATYTADERRAIYDVVISSRPACDELSDLALGDMGAASQGESKHKSKVERLAELRDMRRRRTKYRVAARSRNYSHTLRGLIDTQMEMYAEAQGHTKSHDKIDCNVANVTEKPQSKSLDTSSDNNTTKHRGTEERSKHDRRYHYSETENRRKRDYEEHRRSRNFEKDRYRTTTEDRETRVDQRHKRQKHNRDSCREEIDANHKNRNIKAERVSESRICSPRYSENESEVRYTKDKHVNYVKNENNSHDRTKNQRSREYDTQERYSRDKGVIYNKEERDYSSNSRDIQKYSESKKEERYYKDKDRNYSKEKKEIHSFHSRDRKRERDRDERYNRTKDRYGYRNDRSE